The Pseudomonadota bacterium genome includes a window with the following:
- a CDS encoding BMC domain-containing protein — MWGHALGMVETLSLPALINASDAMVKMANVQLLGEERIGGGYVTIIVRGDVGAVTAAVEAGAEAARRVGETVSIHIIPGPHEDVSCLLPGASGRGDDYLVV; from the coding sequence ATGTGGGGCCACGCGCTCGGAATGGTGGAGACGCTGAGTCTCCCCGCTCTCATCAATGCCTCCGACGCCATGGTGAAGATGGCGAACGTGCAGCTGCTCGGCGAGGAGCGCATCGGCGGGGGCTACGTGACCATCATCGTCCGGGGTGACGTGGGCGCTGTGACCGCGGCCGTCGAGGCGGGCGCTGAAGCCGCGCGACGTGTGGGAGAGACCGTGAGCATCCACATCATTCCCGGCCCTCACGAAGATGTCTCGTGCCTGCTGCCTGGCGCAAGCGGTCGCGGCGACGACTACCTGGTGGTGTGA
- the rpiB gene encoding ribose 5-phosphate isomerase B, translating into MTSTVNEQQKPRVVIACDHGGLDMKCELVTWLRGAGYEVTDFGVHTPDPVDYPDMAHLVAQAVANDSSALGIVIDGAGIGSAMTANKVPGVLAAPCYDTFTARNSREHNCANVLTLGGRVIGGGLAQEIVRVWLETPFGGGRHQRRVDKMRAVESCYSRADVPCSSER; encoded by the coding sequence ATGACGTCGACTGTGAACGAGCAACAGAAGCCCCGGGTCGTGATCGCCTGCGATCACGGTGGCCTCGACATGAAGTGCGAGCTGGTCACATGGCTGCGCGGGGCGGGCTATGAGGTGACCGACTTCGGGGTCCACACCCCTGACCCCGTCGACTATCCAGACATGGCGCATCTGGTTGCGCAGGCCGTGGCTAATGACAGCAGCGCGCTGGGCATCGTGATCGATGGGGCCGGCATCGGCAGCGCCATGACCGCGAACAAGGTTCCGGGCGTTCTCGCCGCGCCCTGCTACGACACCTTCACCGCCCGCAACAGCCGCGAGCACAACTGTGCCAATGTGCTCACCCTCGGCGGACGCGTGATTGGCGGCGGGCTGGCCCAGGAGATCGTTCGCGTGTGGCTCGAGACGCCCTTCGGCGGCGGTCGCCATCAGCGCCGCGTAGACAAGATGCGGGCCGTCGAGTCGTGCTACTCGAGGGCGGATGTCCCGTGTTCCTCGGAACGGTGA
- a CDS encoding ethanolamine utilization protein EutN — protein sequence MFLGTVIGKAVMTVKDPSLEGARFLVVQPQNADGQASQKPIVAIDVVSAGHGDRVYLVKGREACMPWSNPNCPVDACIVGIIDQMNVPVR from the coding sequence GTGTTCCTCGGAACGGTGATCGGCAAGGCCGTGATGACGGTGAAAGACCCTTCGCTCGAAGGAGCGCGCTTTCTCGTCGTGCAGCCCCAGAACGCCGATGGCCAGGCTTCGCAGAAGCCCATCGTGGCCATCGACGTGGTCTCCGCCGGACATGGTGATCGGGTCTATCTCGTCAAGGGGCGCGAGGCGTGCATGCCCTGGTCGAATCCGAACTGCCCCGTAGACGCCTGCATCGTTGGCATCATCGACCAGATGAACGTGCCTGTCCGATGA
- the deoC gene encoding deoxyribose-phosphate aldolase → MGGTPPPPRTSPAGDSATGPTALPLAARGGEAGGGHGHRHGSACGLKEHGECGGLGHCTRHLPERVGIILEHGADRVSAAPGVGPVGRDVGRYIDHTLLKPDATREQVVELCREAREHAFASVCVNPAFVRLAADALRGSQVGVCTVIGFPLGANTTVTKALETRDAVANGADEIDMVINVGALKAHNDDLVRRDIEAVVQAADGRIVKVILETALLNDEEKVRACHLSREAGADFVKTSTGFGPGGATAHDIALMRQTVGRYMGVKASGGIRDLAGAQEMIAAGATRIGASASVKIVKGETSPPSSKQAY, encoded by the coding sequence ATGGGCGGCACGCCGCCACCGCCGCGCACGTCGCCTGCGGGGGATTCCGCCACCGGTCCTACCGCGCTGCCACTGGCGGCGCGCGGTGGGGAGGCTGGCGGGGGACACGGGCATCGGCACGGCAGCGCGTGCGGGCTGAAAGAGCACGGGGAGTGCGGCGGTCTTGGTCACTGCACCCGTCATCTGCCGGAGCGCGTGGGCATCATTCTCGAGCACGGGGCCGATCGCGTGTCGGCCGCCCCTGGCGTGGGGCCGGTCGGACGTGACGTGGGGCGCTACATCGATCACACCCTGCTCAAGCCCGACGCGACTCGAGAGCAGGTCGTCGAGCTCTGTCGCGAGGCGCGAGAGCACGCATTTGCCTCGGTGTGCGTGAATCCCGCGTTCGTTCGTCTCGCGGCCGACGCCCTGCGTGGATCACAGGTGGGCGTCTGCACGGTCATCGGATTCCCCCTCGGCGCGAACACCACGGTCACGAAGGCCCTCGAGACCCGCGACGCCGTCGCGAACGGCGCCGACGAGATCGACATGGTGATCAATGTCGGTGCTCTCAAGGCGCACAACGACGATCTGGTTCGTCGCGACATCGAGGCGGTCGTGCAGGCCGCCGATGGCCGCATCGTCAAGGTCATCCTCGAGACCGCGCTGCTCAACGACGAGGAGAAGGTTCGGGCCTGCCATCTCTCGCGCGAGGCCGGCGCCGACTTCGTGAAGACCTCGACGGGCTTCGGTCCAGGTGGGGCCACCGCGCACGACATCGCCCTCATGCGCCAGACCGTCGGGCGGTACATGGGCGTGAAGGCGTCCGGCGGGATTCGCGACCTCGCCGGGGCGCAGGAGATGATCGCCGCGGGCGCGACCCGGATCGGGGCCAGCGCCAGCGTAAAGATCGTGAAGGGCGAGACCAGTCCGCCGTCGAGCAAGCAAGCCTACTGA
- the recO gene encoding DNA repair protein RecO — protein sequence MGAQAKVEGVVMRRRPLGEADDIVTFLSPTRGRFDAVARGVRKSRKATAGRLEPFTHVRLLLAAGRGLDVVGQVEVMRARTGLVNDLDRIARAFCVLELYDHIGEASAGERLFRTLLRALDELETADPDLASRRAELRLLTVLGCAPHLETCVQCQAATDLSSFSPQSGGVLCSACATQHSRVRRLSPGGRALLLSLRSPGIDEATRWWSEFTPGMRLEVEGLLASHLDWHWPQRVRSRGFLDDLRAAAVTPGAPSRPTSPAPDHAASGGTVRPGDTP from the coding sequence ATGGGCGCACAGGCGAAGGTCGAAGGCGTCGTGATGCGCCGCAGACCCCTGGGTGAGGCAGACGACATCGTCACGTTCCTCTCTCCCACGCGGGGGCGCTTCGACGCGGTGGCCCGCGGGGTTCGCAAATCGAGGAAGGCGACGGCAGGGCGACTCGAGCCTTTCACCCACGTGCGTCTCCTGCTCGCGGCGGGTCGCGGCCTCGATGTCGTCGGTCAGGTCGAGGTGATGCGCGCGCGTACGGGGCTGGTGAACGACCTCGATCGAATCGCCCGCGCCTTCTGCGTGCTCGAGCTCTACGACCACATCGGAGAGGCCTCGGCGGGAGAGCGCTTGTTCCGCACCCTCCTGCGCGCGCTCGATGAGCTCGAGACCGCCGATCCGGACCTCGCGAGCCGCCGCGCGGAGCTGCGGCTCCTCACCGTCCTGGGCTGCGCACCGCACCTGGAGACCTGCGTGCAGTGCCAGGCGGCGACTGACCTCTCGTCGTTCAGCCCGCAGAGCGGAGGGGTTCTCTGCTCGGCCTGCGCGACGCAGCACTCCCGCGTGCGGCGCTTGAGTCCCGGCGGTCGCGCGCTGCTGCTCAGCCTGCGCAGCCCCGGCATCGATGAGGCGACCCGCTGGTGGAGCGAGTTCACGCCAGGCATGCGTCTCGAGGTCGAAGGTCTGCTTGCATCGCATCTCGACTGGCACTGGCCCCAGCGCGTGCGATCGCGCGGATTTCTTGATGACCTGCGCGCCGCTGCCGTGACGCCGGGCGCTCCATCGCGACCCACTTCCCCCGCCCCGGATCACGCGGCCAGCGGTGGGACGGTGCGGCCGGGCGACACGCCATGA
- the ruvX gene encoding Holliday junction resolvase RuvX yields the protein MKRLGIDYGAARIGVALHDDTLPAATPRPLVTVSARRRDAALARLVALAHENDVGQIVVGIPLAPDGGMGARALQVRGFARELERQSGLPTVLQDERDSSHEALERLIAAGVPMKKRAERIDEMAAAVILERFLVSRPK from the coding sequence ATGAAGCGCCTGGGAATCGATTACGGCGCGGCGCGCATCGGCGTGGCGCTGCACGATGACACGCTTCCCGCGGCCACGCCTCGTCCACTTGTCACGGTGAGCGCGCGGCGCCGTGACGCGGCCCTCGCCCGGCTGGTCGCGCTGGCGCATGAGAACGATGTCGGCCAGATCGTTGTCGGCATCCCCTTGGCGCCAGACGGGGGGATGGGCGCGCGCGCGCTGCAGGTTCGTGGATTTGCTCGGGAGCTGGAACGACAGAGCGGTCTGCCCACCGTCTTGCAGGATGAGAGAGACAGCAGTCACGAAGCGCTGGAGCGCCTCATCGCGGCCGGCGTTCCCATGAAGAAGCGGGCAGAGAGAATCGATGAGATGGCGGCCGCCGTGATCCTCGAGCGATTCCTGGTGTCGCGGCCGAAATGA